From Calditrichota bacterium:
CGACAGCGAGGCGATCCTCGAGAGCATATCTGACGGCGTTTTCACGGTGGACTTGCAGTGGCGCATCACCTCCTTCAATCGGGCCGCCGAGCAGATCACTGGCGTAGGCCGCGCGGAGGCCATTGGCCGTTTGTGCTGGGAGGTGTTCCGCGCCAGCCTGTGCGAATCCG
This genomic window contains:
- a CDS encoding PAS domain-containing protein — protein: MSRKEKAAIPEERKGKENSTRPGSHLDARVSAEAWRVDSEAILESISDGVFTVDLQWRITSFNRAAEQITGVGRAEAIGRLCWEVFRASLCES